In Excalfactoria chinensis isolate bCotChi1 chromosome 5, bCotChi1.hap2, whole genome shotgun sequence, a single genomic region encodes these proteins:
- the LOC140252440 gene encoding olfactory receptor 14J1-like: MPNSSSISEFLLLPLADTRQLQLLHFWLLLGIYLAALLGNGLISTAVACDQRLHTPMYFFLLNLALLDLGCISTTLPKAMANALWDTRAISYAGCAAQVFFFFFFMSAEFSLLTIMSYDRYVAICKPLHYGTLMDSRACATMAAAAWGAGVLNSLLHTASTFSLPLCQGNVVNQFFCEIPQILKLSCSASSLRETVFLTFSVSLAFGCFVFIVVSYVQIFMAVLRMSTEQGRHKAFSTCLPHLAVVSLFLSTSFFTYLKPPSISSPLLDLTVALLYTVVPPTLNPMIYSMRNREIKHALKKVLQYTLFQLQ; the protein is encoded by the coding sequence atgcccaacagcagctccatcagcgagttcctcctgctgccgttggcagacacgcggcagctgcagctcctgcacttctggctcttgctgggcatctacctggctgccctcctgggcaacggcctcatcagcacagccgtagcctgcgaccagcgcctgcacacccccatgtacttcttcctgctcaacctggccctcctcgacctgggctgcatctccaccactctccccaaagccatggccaacgccctctgggacaccagggccatctcctacgcaggatgtgctgcacaggtttttttctttttcttcttcatgtcagcagagttttcccttctcaccatcatgtcctatgaccgctacgttgccatctgcaagcccctgcactatgGGACcctgatggacagcagagcttgtgccaccatggcagcagctgcctggggcgctggggttctcaattccctgctgcacactgccagtacgttttcactgcctctctgccaaggcaatgttgtcaaccagttcttctgtgaaatccctcagatcctcaagctctcctgctcagcctcctcccTCAGGGAAACTGTGTTTCTCActtttagtgtcagtttagcctttggctgctttgttttcatagttgtgtcctatgtgcagatcttcatggctgtgctgaggatgtccactgagcagggacggcacaaagccttctccacgtgcctccctcacctggccgtggtctccctgtttctcagcacttcCTTTTTTacctacctgaagcccccctcaatttcctccccactcctggatctgacagtggcacttctgtacacagtggttcctccaacactgaaccctatgatctacagcatgaggaacagggagatcaagcacgctctcaaGAAGGTGTTGCAATACACTCTATTCCAGCTTCAATAg